Sequence from the Gemmatimonadota bacterium genome:
CCGCGCTGGTGCGCTGAGCGGTCGGCAGGGAGACCTCGGCCGAGACGGGACGGTGGTCCGACCCGACATCTCGGCCGATCGCGGCACGGTGGATGACGAACTCCGGCGTCGTCAGAATATGATCGATCCGGATGCCCCATCGCCTCGTGTGCTTGGTGTTCCCGATGCCGAGCCCGCTGCGCGAAAAGGCATTCCGCAGCCCGGCCCAGTGACGCCGATAGATGGCACTCTCGATGGGCAGGTTGAAATCTCCCGCGACAATCGTTGGCCACGGCTCCCCTCGAAAGATCCACTCCCGCGCCACGCGTGATTCGAGCTCGCGCTGGGCGGTATTTGCCCGGGTCACCGGACCCAACGTGGGGATGGTGGAGAGATCGCCGAAATTGTCGAGCGCGTCACGTGGCGTCTCGAGATGGACGACGCCCACACGCACCACACCGGCTGGCGTGTCGAGCGTCGCCCGCGCAATCGCCCCCGAACCACTCTGCTTCCAGAAGTCCATCGGGTCGCGCTCTTCCCAGCTGAGGATCGCGAAGTGGCTGGCGATACACACCGATGCCACGGCGTGGCGAATCTCCCACCGTCCGGTCGCCCGGATGCCGTCGGCGAGTGCCGCACTGCATTCCGCCACGACGAGGATCTCGGCCTGCACCCGCTCCGCCTCGGCGAGGATCGTGGCCGCCGTCGGATGGAGGGTCGGGCTGCCGGATCCCGCGTTGATCTCCATGATGCGGAGTGTCGTGTCGGCCTTCGGCTCGAAGCGCCCAAGCCCGAGCCGGATGTCGAGCAACCCGAACCCGAAGACGAGCGCCATCACCGCGCCTGCGACAATCGCGGTGCGTCGCGCTCGCACGAGTGCCGGGACGAGACCGAGGAAGCATGCGCCGGCCGCCCACCGCGGTCCATAGAGGAAGGGAAGCGCCCACCAGATCCGATCGCCGAGCACACTGACCACCACCCACGCGGCGACCATGGCGGCGGCACTCCCCCAGGCGAGGCGCCGAGCCCATCGATTGGCCGCGGGCTCAGTCATGGCGTCGAAACGGCCAGACGACACAGCCGGCGAGGAAACCGCTGCCCCAGCTGCAGTGCACGGCGAAAAAGATGAACGGCAGTGCCGGGAGATACTGCCAGCCGGCCCGCGACGCCGTGGCAACGCTGGCGGCCAGATTCGCGACGAGATACAACGCCAGATGCGCGGCACCGAGCGATCCCATCAGGCGCACGA
This genomic interval carries:
- a CDS encoding endonuclease/exonuclease/phosphatase family protein, whose protein sequence is MTEPAANRWARRLAWGSAAAMVAAWVVVSVLGDRIWWALPFLYGPRWAAGACFLGLVPALVRARRTAIVAGAVMALVFGFGLLDIRLGLGRFEPKADTTLRIMEINAGSGSPTLHPTAATILAEAERVQAEILVVAECSAALADGIRATGRWEIRHAVASVCIASHFAILSWEERDPMDFWKQSGSGAIARATLDTPAGVVRVGVVHLETPRDALDNFGDLSTIPTLGPVTRANTAQRELESRVAREWIFRGEPWPTIVAGDFNLPIESAIYRRHWAGLRNAFSRSGLGIGNTKHTRRWGIRIDHILTTPEFVIHRAAIGRDVGSDHRPVSAEVSLPTAQRTSAAR